In Candidatus Kaistella beijingensis, a genomic segment contains:
- a CDS encoding TonB-dependent receptor: MNKTLTIVAVLATTFFYAQNQAQAIDTVQIQGRTKVKKERSEFKKHAQSTEILSSYELNRNTNNFIEQSLGTLSGVQVDKRTTVGGQRIVVRGYGNDQKFNNWGVKMYLNNFPLTNADGVTNLEDVDFTLINHIDVIKGPASTLYGGGVGGTLRFYIQPEAVKGTSLSQSFMGGSFKTFQSATRVDAVSENSSLMLNYNHFESEGYRPRGTSNRNNYTFLGNFKLNSKQNLEVYAAHNNTREGVPGQISYADYYAGIDDGNLAYARRNARNIFVSSRFSVTHQWKILPELENKTSIFYGSLETDRKAAGAYENTISPTYGFRTAFVFEKKLGENFRNNLEVGAEHLITKALTSNYRYTGTNPNVPDEVRPMDKNSYFKYNNFATSIFAVDRITYEPWDLTFLAGISYNTLGYNRNDLLAVPGAVASSYKDQSFQKDFKPTYAPHFALQKSFGSHLLNVSYSEGFNAPTAATAFVSGTGKANDDLKTEHAKMWDLSAHGLFADTKFDYQVSVFSMNISNKLTQLSGGNYTYWANTGSQKNKGLELSLGYVENFDSGFFKKIEPYFNYSLYDFKYDNFVTNGKNYSGKEVVGVPKHKASLGLDFTTHSGFYLYNTFNYLDRIYTDFANTTKVKAYHQLNIKLGYKKSFGQFEMDAYVMGNNLTNRINYTFVFLGNSVGDNDPDSQYPQNVATDITPGPKSAYFFGGLNVKYRF, translated from the coding sequence ATGAACAAAACATTAACCATTGTTGCAGTTTTGGCAACAACATTTTTCTATGCACAAAATCAAGCACAGGCTATTGATACCGTGCAAATTCAGGGACGCACCAAAGTGAAGAAAGAACGTTCCGAATTCAAAAAACACGCACAAAGCACCGAGATTCTTTCAAGTTACGAACTGAACAGAAATACCAATAATTTCATTGAGCAATCTTTGGGAACGCTTTCAGGAGTTCAAGTGGATAAAAGAACTACCGTTGGTGGACAAAGAATCGTGGTTCGAGGTTACGGAAACGATCAGAAATTTAACAACTGGGGCGTGAAAATGTATCTTAATAATTTTCCATTGACCAATGCAGACGGTGTTACCAATTTGGAAGACGTTGACTTTACTTTGATTAATCATATCGATGTCATTAAAGGTCCTGCATCCACGCTTTATGGAGGTGGAGTTGGTGGAACGTTACGATTTTACATTCAACCTGAGGCGGTAAAAGGAACCTCGCTTTCCCAAAGTTTTATGGGTGGATCGTTCAAGACTTTTCAGTCGGCGACGAGAGTGGATGCAGTTTCTGAAAATTCTTCCTTAATGCTCAATTACAATCATTTCGAAAGTGAAGGTTACAGACCGAGAGGAACGAGCAACAGAAATAACTACACGTTTTTGGGCAACTTCAAACTCAATTCGAAGCAAAACTTGGAAGTTTATGCCGCTCACAATAATACAAGAGAAGGGGTTCCGGGACAGATTTCCTACGCAGATTATTACGCCGGAATCGATGATGGGAATTTAGCTTATGCTAGAAGAAATGCGAGAAATATTTTCGTTTCCAGCCGTTTTTCTGTGACCCATCAGTGGAAAATTCTCCCAGAATTGGAGAATAAAACCAGTATTTTTTACGGAAGCCTTGAAACTGACAGAAAAGCTGCAGGAGCTTATGAGAATACGATTTCACCAACTTATGGTTTCAGAACAGCGTTTGTTTTTGAGAAGAAACTCGGTGAAAACTTTAGAAATAATCTAGAGGTTGGAGCGGAACATTTGATTACAAAAGCACTCACTTCAAACTATCGTTACACTGGAACCAATCCAAATGTTCCCGATGAGGTTCGACCGATGGATAAAAATTCTTACTTCAAGTACAACAATTTTGCAACCTCCATTTTTGCGGTGGACAGAATTACTTACGAACCGTGGGATTTGACTTTTCTTGCAGGAATTAGTTACAACACATTGGGTTACAACCGAAATGATTTGCTTGCGGTTCCCGGTGCCGTGGCGAGTTCATATAAGGATCAATCATTTCAAAAAGATTTTAAACCGACTTATGCGCCGCATTTTGCTTTGCAGAAATCATTTGGTTCTCACCTCTTGAATGTAAGCTACAGTGAAGGATTCAACGCTCCAACTGCGGCAACCGCCTTTGTTTCTGGAACTGGAAAAGCGAATGATGATTTGAAAACGGAGCACGCAAAAATGTGGGATTTATCTGCACACGGACTTTTTGCAGATACCAAATTCGATTATCAGGTTTCAGTCTTTTCCATGAATATTTCCAATAAATTAACCCAGCTTTCCGGTGGAAATTACACGTATTGGGCAAATACAGGAAGCCAAAAAAATAAAGGGTTAGAATTGAGTTTGGGTTATGTAGAAAATTTCGATTCTGGATTTTTTAAGAAGATTGAACCTTACTTCAATTATTCGCTTTATGATTTTAAATATGATAATTTCGTAACCAACGGAAAAAATTATTCGGGAAAAGAAGTAGTGGGTGTTCCTAAACACAAAGCATCTCTTGGTTTGGATTTCACTACACATTCTGGGTTTTATCTCTATAACACGTTTAATTATTTGGACAGAATTTATACCGATTTTGCTAATACTACTAAAGTGAAAGCATATCATCAGTTAAATATAAAATTGGGTTACAAAAAATCGTTTGGTCAATTTGAAATGGACGCTTATGTCATGGGAAATAATTTGACCAATAGAATTAACTACACGTTTGTCTTTCTTGGAAACAGCGTAGGAGACAACGACCCGGACTCCCAATATCCCCAAAATGTTGCAACGGATATTACTCCAGGTCCAAAAAGTGCTTATTTCTTTGGCGGTTTAAATGTGAAGTATCGTTTTTAA
- a CDS encoding IS1182 family transposase, whose amino-acid sequence MNFKHYNQNQLVLFPYSFEELIPENHPVRIVNDILERINIDPLLKAYSREGNPSYHPGMMLKVMVFAYMNNIYSSRKIEKALRENINFMWLSNMSIVDHNTVNRFRSNKLEAAFKDIFSQVVLLLADEGLVSLKQVFVDGTKIEAQANRYTFVWANAIKTNKEKMLRQLEDLWKYAQNVAREEDKDPEPPEFKEISKEKIQQTVENINAKLKGSDRKTDSDKKAKAKLNYIKNNFEKNLDKYEAQEAILKERNSYSKTDEDATFMRMKDDHMQNGQLKPAYNAQISTENQIIVNYTIHQQTNDFNTLEHHLKNFEKLYGEKRLAELEELTADAGYGSEQNYELLEQNNITPYVKYNTFDKEQDAHYQAKHKTFSKENLHYNQEKDYYVCAMGQKMEKTHESTRKTKTGYPQKLSHYQAKNCDGCPIRGVCHSSKENRSVERNHHLEQYKEKIRELLNSQEGIKKRRQRSVEVEPVFAHLKHCNNFKRFTLKGLKKVELEFGLHALAHNLRKKVA is encoded by the coding sequence ATGAATTTCAAGCATTATAACCAAAATCAGCTGGTGCTGTTTCCTTATAGTTTTGAGGAATTGATTCCCGAAAATCACCCTGTTCGGATTGTCAATGATATTTTGGAGAGAATTAATATAGATCCGCTTCTAAAAGCCTACAGCAGAGAAGGAAATCCCAGTTATCATCCCGGGATGATGCTCAAAGTGATGGTTTTTGCGTACATGAATAATATTTATTCCTCCCGGAAGATAGAAAAAGCGCTTCGGGAAAATATCAATTTTATGTGGCTTTCCAACATGAGCATTGTGGATCACAATACCGTGAACCGCTTCCGGAGCAATAAGCTGGAAGCGGCTTTCAAGGATATTTTCTCGCAAGTAGTTTTGCTTTTGGCAGATGAAGGCTTGGTGAGTTTGAAACAGGTTTTTGTGGATGGAACGAAAATCGAAGCACAGGCAAACCGCTACACTTTTGTTTGGGCAAATGCCATTAAAACCAATAAAGAAAAAATGCTCCGCCAATTGGAAGATCTTTGGAAATACGCTCAAAACGTGGCAAGAGAGGAAGACAAAGACCCTGAACCGCCTGAGTTTAAAGAAATCAGCAAAGAAAAGATCCAGCAAACCGTAGAAAATATCAATGCCAAATTGAAAGGCAGCGACCGCAAGACCGATTCCGACAAAAAAGCTAAAGCCAAGCTGAATTACATTAAAAATAATTTTGAGAAAAACCTCGATAAATACGAAGCTCAGGAAGCGATTTTAAAAGAAAGAAACTCTTACAGCAAGACGGATGAAGACGCCACTTTTATGAGAATGAAGGATGATCACATGCAGAACGGACAACTTAAACCCGCCTACAATGCACAAATTTCTACGGAGAATCAAATCATCGTCAATTATACCATTCATCAGCAGACCAATGACTTCAATACCCTAGAGCATCATCTTAAAAATTTTGAGAAACTCTATGGGGAAAAAAGATTGGCGGAATTAGAAGAACTCACTGCCGATGCAGGTTATGGGAGCGAGCAGAACTATGAATTGCTGGAACAGAACAATATTACACCTTATGTAAAATACAACACCTTCGACAAAGAGCAGGATGCCCATTATCAGGCGAAACACAAAACATTCAGCAAAGAAAATCTGCACTACAATCAGGAAAAAGATTATTACGTCTGTGCGATGGGTCAAAAGATGGAAAAAACACACGAAAGCACTCGGAAAACCAAGACCGGTTACCCTCAAAAACTCTCGCATTATCAGGCTAAAAACTGTGATGGATGCCCAATCAGAGGCGTTTGTCACAGTTCCAAAGAAAATCGCAGTGTAGAGCGAAACCATCATCTGGAACAGTACAAAGAGAAAATCAGGGAACTATTAAACAGCCAAGAAGGCATTAAAAAACGCAGACAACGCTCGGTTGAAGTAGAACCTGTGTTTGCACATCTGAAACATTGCAACAATTTTAAGCGGTTTACCCTGAAAGGTCTGAAAAAAGTAGAATTGGAGTTCGGATTGCACGCATTAGCACACAATTTAAGAAAGAAAGTTGCCTAA
- a CDS encoding T9SS type A sorting domain-containing protein: MKKNIFTSLTICLSILGYSQYLSPKSQDRAIKKERKELVKQYAKLEKSMKSIHAQKGNAIPPNAYNEQDFQETMNPKTGAPEFYKLLDLKADLDAGKFKPKEPLSLLANIGGNNGSDKSVINQPWTERGPYRVGGRTRAIMFDPNDQTGKRVFAGGVSGGLWRNDDITSSVSEWQPISTFWSNTSISSISYDPNNPMTFYVGTGECETGDAIGSGIWKTTDGGATWTNIFVLPPYYNGTTRNGNFYINDVKVRNNNGVSEIYAGVSGGNISINFNDGFSGLMQAGLYKSTDGGATFNKISSLSVPENPNLGLSVQQIEIGADNAVWVSTRTSRYSSGASSGGKIYRSTDGTTFTKIYDANISGARVKMGLSKTNPLKAYVLMSALEPVRILKTVNGGATWVATNDASPTITLPQDADTGIPTNDFTRGQAFYDLVITPDPVNDEIVYTGGIDLFKSTDGAASWKQISKWSNNNNLASLTASLVHADQHAIVFNPKNPQQMLFGNDGGIFYAANNTNFNSSVAILARNTRYNVTQFYGATLNPVKTPNDEEFLAGAQDNGTSRFAGGPLANNFYNVSSYYGGDGCHTEFDDQGLYKVYSYVYNNHFITAPNGSNYSLFAVNNGLFVNILAVDRNMDVFYSTISGYTMNRATGLKTNNAYVKSTISAGTASGDRISKISVSPYTTTSSTLFLGTNSGKIIKMINADTTPVSTVIATPFVGNVSDIKFGASENEILVTLSNYGETMKNVYFTNDGGATWQNKEGNLPDMPVRAIFMNPTKPSEVIIGTEMGIWGTANFAAASPTWAQYSDGIGNTRVTKIDYRPSTKTLLAATYGRGAWTSTNTNDLAVHNTSSSKENFKIYPNPSRGSLYIKYEESKFRKLNISLFDASGKKVFARNNVGSDEEMLTTLPKGFYILKAENGTETVYTTPVIIR; encoded by the coding sequence ATGAAAAAAAATATTTTTACTTCCCTTACAATATGTTTATCCATTTTAGGATATTCACAGTATTTATCGCCTAAATCGCAAGATCGAGCAATAAAAAAAGAACGCAAAGAACTGGTGAAACAGTACGCGAAACTTGAAAAAAGCATGAAGTCCATCCATGCGCAAAAAGGTAACGCAATTCCGCCAAATGCTTATAACGAGCAGGATTTTCAAGAAACCATGAATCCGAAAACAGGTGCACCAGAATTTTACAAATTACTGGATTTAAAGGCTGATTTAGATGCGGGGAAATTCAAACCAAAGGAACCGCTTTCACTCCTCGCAAATATCGGAGGCAACAACGGAAGCGACAAAAGCGTGATCAATCAACCTTGGACTGAAAGAGGTCCTTACAGAGTAGGCGGAAGAACACGCGCAATAATGTTTGATCCCAACGACCAAACTGGTAAAAGAGTTTTTGCAGGAGGTGTTTCAGGAGGTTTATGGAGAAATGATGACATTACCAGTAGCGTTTCAGAATGGCAGCCAATAAGTACATTTTGGTCCAATACGTCCATCTCCTCCATTTCTTATGATCCCAATAATCCAATGACGTTTTATGTGGGAACAGGCGAATGTGAAACCGGCGACGCCATTGGTTCAGGAATTTGGAAAACAACCGACGGCGGTGCAACCTGGACCAACATATTTGTACTCCCACCCTACTACAACGGAACAACCCGTAACGGAAATTTCTACATCAATGACGTAAAAGTTCGAAACAACAATGGTGTTTCTGAAATTTATGCCGGCGTAAGTGGAGGAAATATTTCCATCAATTTTAATGACGGATTTTCAGGATTAATGCAGGCAGGTTTATATAAATCTACCGACGGTGGCGCTACTTTTAACAAAATTTCTTCACTTTCTGTTCCCGAGAATCCCAATCTTGGGCTTTCTGTTCAACAGATTGAGATTGGGGCAGACAATGCGGTTTGGGTTTCAACGCGTACTTCCAGATATTCTTCAGGAGCCAGTTCAGGTGGAAAAATCTACAGATCAACCGACGGAACTACATTTACAAAAATTTATGACGCGAATATTTCTGGTGCAAGAGTAAAAATGGGACTCTCTAAAACTAATCCTTTGAAGGCTTACGTCCTAATGAGTGCTTTAGAGCCAGTACGCATTTTAAAAACTGTTAATGGAGGCGCAACCTGGGTCGCTACAAATGACGCTTCACCTACCATTACCTTACCACAAGATGCAGACACCGGGATTCCTACTAATGATTTCACCAGAGGACAGGCTTTTTATGATTTGGTAATTACTCCCGATCCCGTTAATGATGAAATAGTATATACAGGAGGAATCGACCTCTTTAAATCTACTGACGGTGCAGCCAGTTGGAAACAAATTTCAAAATGGTCGAACAATAATAATTTAGCTAGTTTAACAGCTTCCTTGGTTCATGCAGATCAGCATGCGATTGTTTTCAATCCTAAAAATCCACAGCAAATGCTTTTCGGAAATGATGGTGGAATTTTTTACGCTGCAAACAATACCAACTTCAATTCCAGCGTAGCGATCTTAGCCAGAAATACACGTTATAACGTTACCCAATTTTATGGTGCAACACTTAACCCTGTTAAAACTCCGAATGATGAAGAGTTTTTAGCAGGTGCTCAAGACAATGGAACTTCGCGGTTTGCAGGTGGACCACTTGCGAATAATTTCTACAACGTCTCTTCTTATTATGGCGGTGACGGATGCCATACCGAATTTGACGATCAAGGACTTTACAAAGTATATAGTTATGTTTATAACAACCACTTCATTACTGCACCAAACGGAAGCAACTATTCCTTATTTGCCGTAAACAATGGTTTATTTGTAAATATTTTAGCAGTGGACAGAAATATGGATGTATTTTATTCCACAATATCCGGATACACCATGAACCGTGCAACTGGTCTGAAGACCAACAATGCTTACGTGAAATCTACCATAAGTGCAGGAACTGCTTCAGGAGACAGAATTTCAAAAATATCCGTTTCTCCTTACACCACCACTTCTTCGACCTTGTTTTTAGGAACCAATTCCGGAAAAATTATTAAGATGATCAATGCTGACACAACGCCGGTTAGCACGGTGATCGCAACTCCTTTTGTTGGTAATGTTTCTGATATCAAATTTGGAGCAAGCGAGAACGAAATTTTGGTAACGCTTTCCAATTACGGTGAGACCATGAAAAACGTTTACTTTACAAATGACGGTGGAGCAACTTGGCAAAATAAGGAAGGAAATCTCCCAGACATGCCGGTAAGAGCAATTTTCATGAATCCGACAAAACCTTCTGAAGTTATCATCGGGACCGAAATGGGAATTTGGGGAACGGCAAATTTCGCAGCCGCATCACCAACTTGGGCACAGTACTCCGATGGGATTGGAAACACCAGAGTAACCAAAATTGACTACAGACCTTCAACCAAAACTTTATTGGCAGCAACTTACGGAAGAGGAGCCTGGACTTCAACCAACACCAATGATTTGGCTGTTCATAACACTTCTTCCAGCAAGGAGAATTTCAAGATTTATCCAAATCCCTCAAGAGGTTCGCTATACATTAAATATGAGGAATCAAAATTCAGAAAGCTTAATATTTCCTTATTTGATGCCTCCGGAAAAAAAGTGTTCGCAAGAAATAATGTTGGTTCCGATGAGGAAATGCTTACTACCCTTCCGAAAGGTTTTTACATCCTTAAAGCTGAAAACGGCACGGAAACTGTTTACACCACTCCGGTAATTATTAGATAA